One Rhododendron vialii isolate Sample 1 chromosome 2a, ASM3025357v1 genomic region harbors:
- the LOC131316500 gene encoding protein NONRESPONDING TO OXYLIPINS 2, mitochondrial isoform X2 encodes MASRFRSISRPTLNLLKSTITTSASAPKPKSMPCLRAPLSSPTLPRSISQLGSLQSLLPLHTAISSARLTSCLGADSKGSRSLSQELGLSVPR; translated from the exons ATGGCTTCTCGCTTCCGCTCCATATCCAGACCAACTCTCAACCTTCTCAAATCCACCATTACCACTTCCGCATCCgctcccaaacccaaatccatgCCTTGTCTTCGTGCCCCTCTCTCATCTCCAACACTCCCCAG GTCAATTTCGCAATTGGGTTCTCTTCAATCTCTGCTCCCGCTGCACACGGCCATCTCTTCGGCTCGGCTCACCTCGTGCCTGGGCGCTGACTCCAAGGGTTCGAGGTCTTTGTCCCAGG
- the LOC131316500 gene encoding protein NONRESPONDING TO OXYLIPINS 2, mitochondrial isoform X1 — protein MASRFRSISRPTLNLLKSTITTSASAPKPKSMPCLRAPLSSPTLPRSISQLGSLQSLLPLHTAISSARLTSCLGADSKGSRSLSQGMICSANPGV, from the exons ATGGCTTCTCGCTTCCGCTCCATATCCAGACCAACTCTCAACCTTCTCAAATCCACCATTACCACTTCCGCATCCgctcccaaacccaaatccatgCCTTGTCTTCGTGCCCCTCTCTCATCTCCAACACTCCCCAG GTCAATTTCGCAATTGGGTTCTCTTCAATCTCTGCTCCCGCTGCACACGGCCATCTCTTCGGCTCGGCTCACCTCGTGCCTGGGCGCTGACTCCAAGGGTTCGAGGTCTTTGTCCCAGGGTATGATCTGCAGTGCAAACCCAGGGGTTTga